A single region of the Dehalobacter sp. 12DCB1 genome encodes:
- a CDS encoding epoxyqueuosine reductase QueH, protein MVKEKILIHACCATCAGYVLEQLSGDFTPVIYYCNPNIHPKEEYLLRSSELQKYAAAQNISFIEDPYVPRQWLTQVKGLENEPEKGLRCDRCFALRLQKTAAYALKNDISIFTTTLTISPHKSSKRILEIGQKVADENCLKFLARNFKKQDGYKKTMEIARSQNFYLQKYCGCVYSVR, encoded by the coding sequence ATTTTGATTCATGCCTGTTGCGCCACCTGTGCAGGTTATGTCCTGGAGCAGCTTTCTGGGGATTTTACTCCGGTCATCTACTATTGCAATCCTAACATTCATCCGAAGGAAGAATACCTACTCCGGAGCAGTGAACTGCAAAAATATGCCGCTGCCCAAAACATATCTTTTATCGAGGATCCTTATGTCCCCCGACAGTGGTTGACACAAGTGAAAGGTTTGGAGAATGAACCGGAGAAAGGACTTCGCTGTGACCGCTGCTTTGCTCTGAGACTTCAAAAAACGGCCGCATATGCTTTGAAAAACGATATCAGCATCTTTACAACCACGCTGACCATCAGCCCTCATAAAAGCAGCAAACGCATTCTAGAGATAGGTCAAAAGGTTGCTGATGAGAACTGTCTCAAATTCTTGGCCAGAAATTTTAAAAAACAGGATGGATATAAAAAGACGATGGAGATCGCGCGGTCCCAAAATTTCTACCTTCAAAAATATTGCGGCTGTGTTTATTCCGTTCGTTGA
- a CDS encoding CBS domain-containing protein encodes MKNVAFFLIPKKDVIFLKKNATMRQALERMEYHGYAAIPLVDSKGHYAGTVTEGDLLWKLKNTPDLTFGNTEKIHLDEIEQRTQNAPVSINAQINDLISRAIQQNFVPVIDDQGIFIGIVRRREIIEYCAKLLNVNADNLRII; translated from the coding sequence ATGAAGAATGTTGCATTTTTTCTTATTCCGAAAAAAGATGTCATCTTTCTTAAAAAAAATGCTACGATGCGTCAGGCGCTTGAACGTATGGAGTACCATGGATATGCCGCGATCCCTCTGGTGGATTCCAAGGGGCATTACGCGGGAACTGTAACAGAGGGCGACCTCCTTTGGAAGCTGAAGAATACCCCTGATCTCACGTTCGGCAACACGGAAAAAATACATCTGGATGAGATTGAACAACGTACCCAGAATGCACCCGTTTCGATCAATGCACAGATCAATGATCTTATTTCTAGGGCGATCCAGCAGAATTTTGTTCCCGTGATTGACGATCAGGGAATTTTTATCGGGATCGTTCGACGCCGCGAAATTATCGAATATTGTGCGAAACTACTAAATGTAAATGCAGATAATCTTAGAATCATATAA
- the tatA gene encoding twin-arginine translocase TatA/TatE family subunit, with amino-acid sequence MQPIFGMIAPMTLVIILVVVLIIFGPGKLPELGKAMGKGIKEFKSATDDLEDSVKGTKDSTEEKKEG; translated from the coding sequence GTGCAACCTATTTTTGGAATGATTGCTCCCATGACATTAGTCATTATCTTAGTCGTTGTGTTGATTATTTTTGGCCCAGGGAAACTTCCTGAATTGGGCAAAGCTATGGGCAAAGGTATTAAAGAATTTAAGTCCGCGACCGATGATCTGGAAGACAGCGTCAAGGGAACCAAGGATTCGACTGAAGAGAAAAAAGAAGGATAA
- a CDS encoding peptidase: MNDQRRKALLEEIEKIRHSKVIVYFSYTPLDDGILVPLYQELNKIGRTPKIDLFLHSYGGAVDTPYKVVMLIREFCEEFSVIVPFSAKSAASMIVLGADEVVMGPISELGPIDPLVKHPLYKDFWIPVQALRCCFEYIEELIENNSNTEVSEIIVNSVLNKLDPWLIGDYEKALKASRQYAESLLSKYMLKNNKEKVKVVTQNLTNGYFSHGYPIGRAEAKEMGICVTEASGELWGLIWELYLVYQSMFSGENTCNFSLSTIG; this comes from the coding sequence TTGAATGACCAGAGAAGGAAAGCATTATTGGAAGAAATAGAAAAAATACGGCATTCTAAAGTTATTGTCTATTTTTCTTATACACCTCTCGACGATGGAATTCTGGTTCCGCTGTATCAGGAATTGAATAAGATTGGAAGAACCCCAAAAATTGACCTTTTCCTGCACAGCTATGGAGGTGCGGTTGACACACCCTATAAGGTTGTCATGCTAATCAGAGAATTTTGTGAAGAGTTTTCAGTCATTGTTCCTTTTTCAGCGAAATCAGCAGCTTCAATGATTGTTCTGGGAGCGGATGAAGTTGTGATGGGCCCAATATCCGAGCTGGGGCCGATAGACCCGTTAGTCAAGCATCCGTTGTATAAGGATTTCTGGATACCGGTCCAGGCCCTGCGCTGCTGCTTTGAATATATTGAAGAACTCATAGAAAACAACTCGAATACGGAGGTCTCTGAAATCATCGTCAATTCGGTTTTGAATAAACTTGATCCGTGGCTGATTGGGGATTATGAGAAAGCCTTAAAGGCTTCCAGACAATATGCCGAATCTCTGCTTTCCAAATATATGCTGAAAAATAATAAAGAAAAGGTGAAAGTGGTCACGCAAAACCTCACAAACGGTTATTTTTCGCACGGTTATCCGATAGGCCGGGCTGAAGCTAAAGAGATGGGCATTTGCGTAACTGAGGCTTCAGGAGAATTATGGGGATTAATCTGGGAATTATATCTTGTTTATCAATCCATGTTTTCTGGCGAAAATACTTGTAATTTTTCTCTTTCTACGATAGGATGA
- a CDS encoding polyprenyl synthetase family protein yields MKRQKFFREINADLKKVEKELDKFLNVDDPMFSQTCLYLLQAGGKRLRPSFTLLAGKFFDYRFEKLLPVAMALELIHMATLIHDDVVDASLTRRGRPTLTAGWGNTVSMATGDYLFAKALELIVKIDNSAVSSILADVCIEMCQGEIQQIKSSYDTTQTLKQYLYRIQRKTALLIGLCCKLGAKVSNASPRQIWLMSKYGNYLGLAFQIVDDILDITANPKELGKPVGGDIRQGIITLPMIFALKDSLQKERLKELLGQKTKTDAEVAEAIQLIIQAGGIDKSSKVVEQYIVKAKTNLRELPDIPAKAALIELADFIGERSY; encoded by the coding sequence TTGAAACGTCAGAAATTTTTTAGAGAAATCAATGCAGATCTGAAAAAAGTCGAAAAGGAACTTGATAAATTTCTTAATGTCGATGATCCTATGTTTTCGCAAACTTGTCTTTATCTTCTGCAAGCTGGCGGAAAGAGGTTGCGTCCGAGTTTTACGCTTCTTGCCGGGAAATTTTTTGACTACCGGTTTGAGAAGCTTCTTCCTGTTGCAATGGCCCTGGAACTTATACATATGGCAACATTGATTCACGATGATGTTGTCGATGCGTCCCTTACACGCAGAGGACGTCCAACCCTAACCGCAGGCTGGGGAAATACCGTATCGATGGCGACAGGGGACTACCTGTTTGCTAAGGCCCTAGAACTGATTGTGAAGATTGATAATTCTGCGGTATCCAGCATTTTAGCTGATGTCTGTATTGAAATGTGTCAGGGTGAAATTCAGCAAATCAAGTCCTCATACGATACAACACAAACCTTGAAGCAGTACCTTTATCGCATTCAGCGGAAAACAGCGCTGCTGATCGGCTTATGCTGCAAATTAGGTGCCAAAGTATCGAATGCCAGTCCGAGACAGATATGGCTGATGAGCAAGTACGGTAATTACCTCGGTCTCGCGTTTCAAATTGTCGATGATATCCTTGATATAACTGCAAATCCCAAAGAACTGGGAAAACCGGTCGGAGGAGATATCCGCCAGGGGATCATTACCCTGCCGATGATCTTTGCATTAAAGGATTCTCTGCAGAAAGAAAGATTAAAGGAGCTTTTGGGGCAGAAAACGAAAACGGATGCCGAAGTAGCCGAGGCAATCCAGCTGATAATCCAGGCAGGCGGAATCGATAAATCCAGCAAAGTGGTTGAGCAGTATATTGTCAAAGCTAAAACAAACCTTCGAGAACTCCCCGATATCCCGGCCAAGGCTGCTTTAATTGAGCTGGCTGATTTCATCGGTGAGAGAAGCTACTAA
- a CDS encoding twin-arginine translocase TatA/TatE family subunit, whose translation MSMTEIALILVIAVVLFGPEDLPVVARTLGKIIFQVRKFTNEVTREFRGALSAPNGLIQNALKEDPPKDKPAQSKKIAEDEELLSYQEIEEPSPDKQENQKDMQAGE comes from the coding sequence ATGAGTATGACTGAAATTGCGCTAATATTGGTCATCGCTGTCGTTCTATTTGGGCCGGAGGATTTGCCCGTTGTGGCGAGGACTTTGGGCAAAATAATATTTCAGGTACGAAAATTTACCAATGAAGTCACCAGAGAATTTAGGGGTGCGCTTAGTGCTCCCAACGGTCTAATTCAAAATGCTTTGAAAGAAGATCCTCCTAAGGATAAACCGGCTCAGTCTAAAAAAATAGCGGAAGATGAAGAGCTTCTTTCCTATCAGGAAATTGAAGAACCGTCTCCCGATAAACAAGAGAATCAGAAAGACATGCAAGCGGGTGAATAA
- the tatC gene encoding twin-arginine translocase subunit TatC → MQRRKQRNVEMTLLGHVKELRKVFLISLYAIAIGTVIGYIFSDYVYGFLADPVTEMAGVSFITTTPMEPIMVKLQISVVTGIMIALPVVLWQIWSFILPGLKKNERKYLYYIVASSFILFIAGAAFAYYLVLPVCLKFLLLAGGGAVDSTPFVTKSSYLKFILTFMGTFGAVFQLPVVLLFLMRTGHLSPKTLAKFRKWAFFAIVILTVVVSPTPDLLTQLLMAGPIYMLYELSIWLGYLITRKKKELQPSENEEGGGQNQ, encoded by the coding sequence GTGCAACGGAGAAAACAAAGAAACGTAGAAATGACGCTTCTGGGACATGTTAAAGAATTAAGAAAAGTATTTCTTATTTCTTTGTATGCGATTGCTATCGGAACGGTTATCGGGTATATTTTCAGCGACTATGTATACGGTTTTTTGGCAGACCCTGTCACGGAAATGGCCGGAGTAAGCTTTATTACCACAACTCCAATGGAGCCGATTATGGTAAAGCTGCAAATATCGGTAGTAACCGGTATTATGATTGCCCTTCCCGTTGTATTGTGGCAGATCTGGAGCTTTATACTTCCGGGTCTCAAAAAAAACGAACGTAAATATCTTTACTACATCGTTGCGTCATCATTTATTCTTTTTATTGCCGGTGCCGCTTTTGCCTACTATCTTGTTTTGCCGGTCTGTTTGAAGTTCCTGTTGCTTGCAGGAGGAGGAGCCGTAGATTCTACGCCTTTTGTGACCAAATCCTCTTATCTGAAATTTATCTTAACGTTTATGGGGACTTTCGGAGCAGTATTTCAGCTACCGGTTGTATTGCTTTTCCTGATGAGAACCGGGCATTTGTCTCCAAAAACGCTTGCCAAATTTCGCAAATGGGCTTTTTTTGCCATTGTTATACTTACCGTAGTCGTATCCCCGACACCGGATCTTCTAACCCAGCTACTGATGGCAGGCCCAATATACATGCTTTATGAACTAAGTATATGGCTGGGCTATCTTATTACGAGAAAGAAAAAAGAACTTCAGCCTTCCGAAAACGAAGAGGGAGGGGGACAGAACCAATGA
- a CDS encoding polyprenyl synthetase family protein, protein MIEVYSVESELKTVETEMNKEMQFNSSTLDDLLKLPMNNLDRYMSPALVLSVSFMTGKINKTILSLATVFQYVFLAHHIHKLITDEDMSEHARQFPVLTGDFMFGQTLKKVCQEDIFPYASQFVKLIKTINEGILIRWRYKNKCIPFQGYNMILGKERASLTALAVKLSAKLSGIPQTHIDKLENFGYCIGMAWAASEEPDCASILQENLSKAEENLAQIRDYLPIKPLQELMEFLSAEIERNKRAGTGVLQ, encoded by the coding sequence GTGATCGAAGTTTATAGCGTTGAATCGGAACTAAAAACAGTTGAAACGGAAATGAATAAAGAAATGCAGTTTAATTCATCAACGCTTGATGATCTGTTGAAGCTGCCGATGAATAATCTGGATAGGTATATGAGTCCGGCATTGGTTTTGTCTGTAAGCTTCATGACCGGAAAAATCAACAAAACTATTCTTTCCCTCGCAACCGTTTTTCAATATGTTTTTTTGGCGCATCATATTCATAAACTGATTACTGATGAGGATATGTCCGAACATGCCAGGCAGTTTCCTGTACTGACAGGGGATTTTATGTTTGGACAAACTCTGAAGAAGGTATGTCAGGAAGATATATTTCCATATGCCAGCCAGTTTGTCAAACTGATCAAGACGATCAATGAAGGCATTCTGATACGCTGGCGGTATAAAAATAAGTGTATCCCTTTCCAGGGATATAACATGATCTTAGGGAAAGAAAGAGCTTCTCTGACAGCGCTGGCTGTGAAACTCAGTGCTAAACTTTCTGGGATTCCCCAAACGCATATAGATAAACTGGAGAACTTTGGGTACTGTATAGGGATGGCCTGGGCAGCTTCGGAAGAGCCGGACTGTGCTTCAATATTACAGGAAAATCTCAGTAAAGCAGAAGAGAACCTGGCTCAAATCCGCGATTATCTACCGATCAAACCTTTACAGGAATTAATGGAATTTCTATCAGCGGAAATCGAGCGAAATAAACGTGCCGGTACAGGAGTCTTACAATAA
- a CDS encoding (Fe-S)-binding protein, producing the protein MLSLKLIIFLVLTGLAVYAFVHALSKKIRILTLGAKENRFDNPGKRLKNFIVTVLLQGKMLREFYGYIHLFIFWGFIFIALGEIPFMIEGLFPSVHVPLLGTNPYFYLIKDILSTLVFVGLIIGVIRRWIVKPKRLYRTPEAAIIVILIFLVIITEWLTSGAKIVLEANSAYNLAFIYHLFAGLYQGYNAETLRVIIEICWWTHVLIILGFLVYIPNSKHMHLLASPFNGYFATLKPAGAQIPAMDLLDEKVTEYGVGRIENFTWKQLLDSFACGECGRCMDNCPANISGKPLNPKKLLSRELKDHLLEKGAEMTKLGLESTADLTAEDFRKIAKEDRECAEILQKHLIGDVFTRDELWSCTTCSACQTLCPVSNEHVNKIIDMRRYEVMNENNYAPELQLAFRNVESKYNPWGVSWSERAGWAKDLDIPVMKTAENPEYLFWVGCAGSFDNRAKKVSVATAKILKAAGVNFAILGREEKCCGDFARRAGNEYLFQFMAKENIGILNNYGVKKIITTCPHCFNTLKNEYPELGGNYEVIHHTQFINQLIEEGKLKLNKDVRLPEQRIVYHDSCYLGRYQQEYDAPRALFNRIPGVQLVEMDRNHDKSFCCGAGGARMWMEENLGDRINNLRVEQALSKDPQAIGANCPYCITMLEDGVKDKAKPDRNVHVVDPAELIAKMI; encoded by the coding sequence TTGCTTTCTTTAAAGCTGATTATATTTTTAGTGCTGACAGGACTTGCAGTTTATGCGTTTGTTCACGCCTTAAGTAAAAAAATTCGTATTTTGACTTTAGGCGCGAAAGAAAACAGGTTTGACAACCCGGGCAAACGTTTAAAGAATTTTATTGTGACCGTTTTATTGCAGGGCAAAATGCTCAGGGAATTTTACGGCTATATTCACTTGTTTATCTTCTGGGGATTCATATTCATTGCCTTAGGAGAAATCCCGTTTATGATCGAAGGACTGTTCCCATCTGTCCATGTTCCATTGCTCGGAACAAATCCCTACTTCTATCTAATTAAAGACATTCTGTCGACACTCGTATTTGTTGGTTTAATCATTGGTGTGATCAGAAGATGGATCGTCAAGCCCAAACGTCTCTACCGAACACCGGAAGCCGCGATCATCGTGATTCTGATCTTCCTGGTTATTATCACCGAATGGCTGACCAGTGGAGCCAAAATTGTCTTAGAGGCAAACTCTGCTTATAACCTGGCCTTCATCTATCATCTGTTTGCCGGACTGTACCAGGGCTACAACGCTGAAACGCTCCGTGTCATCATTGAAATTTGCTGGTGGACCCATGTGCTGATCATTCTCGGGTTCCTGGTCTATATCCCGAACTCCAAGCACATGCATTTGCTGGCCTCGCCGTTCAATGGCTATTTTGCTACATTGAAACCTGCCGGCGCTCAGATTCCGGCAATGGATCTGCTGGACGAAAAGGTTACGGAGTACGGTGTAGGCAGAATTGAAAACTTTACCTGGAAGCAACTGCTGGACAGCTTCGCGTGCGGAGAATGCGGCCGTTGTATGGATAACTGTCCGGCCAATATCTCCGGTAAACCGTTGAATCCGAAAAAACTCTTAAGCAGAGAGCTGAAAGATCATCTTCTGGAAAAAGGCGCTGAGATGACCAAGCTTGGCCTTGAATCCACAGCTGATTTAACAGCTGAAGATTTCAGGAAGATTGCCAAGGAGGACCGCGAGTGTGCGGAAATACTTCAAAAGCACTTAATCGGCGATGTCTTTACACGTGATGAACTCTGGTCCTGTACGACCTGTTCAGCCTGTCAGACTTTATGCCCGGTATCGAACGAACATGTCAACAAGATCATTGATATGCGTCGGTATGAGGTGATGAATGAAAACAACTATGCACCTGAGCTGCAGCTCGCTTTCCGTAATGTGGAGAGCAAATACAATCCATGGGGCGTCAGCTGGAGCGAGCGTGCCGGCTGGGCCAAAGATCTTGATATCCCGGTCATGAAAACAGCAGAGAATCCGGAGTATCTATTCTGGGTAGGCTGTGCCGGTTCTTTCGACAACCGTGCGAAGAAGGTTTCTGTAGCTACTGCCAAAATCCTTAAGGCTGCCGGCGTCAACTTTGCGATCCTTGGCAGAGAAGAGAAATGCTGCGGTGATTTTGCCCGCCGTGCCGGCAACGAATATCTCTTCCAGTTCATGGCCAAAGAAAATATAGGCATCCTGAATAACTATGGCGTGAAAAAGATTATCACTACCTGTCCGCACTGCTTCAATACCCTGAAAAATGAGTATCCGGAACTTGGCGGTAATTATGAAGTGATTCATCATACCCAGTTCATTAACCAGCTTATCGAAGAAGGCAAGCTGAAACTGAATAAAGACGTTCGGCTGCCGGAACAAAGAATTGTGTATCATGACTCCTGTTATCTCGGGCGCTACCAGCAGGAATATGATGCACCAAGAGCACTCTTCAATAGGATTCCGGGGGTTCAGCTCGTCGAGATGGACCGCAACCATGACAAGAGCTTTTGTTGCGGTGCAGGTGGAGCCAGAATGTGGATGGAGGAAAATCTGGGTGACCGTATCAATAACCTAAGAGTAGAACAAGCACTTTCCAAAGATCCTCAAGCCATTGGCGCCAACTGCCCATACTGCATTACGATGCTGGAAGACGGCGTCAAAGATAAGGCTAAGCCTGATCGAAATGTTCACGTTGTCGATCCGGCCGAACTCATTGCAAAAATGATCTAA